A region of Myxococcus stipitatus DSM 14675 DNA encodes the following proteins:
- a CDS encoding tetratricopeptide repeat protein, whose amino-acid sequence MRRSLLVCLVLLASASAAQEKKTPRDADLGRKSATLVDKSLAGDITREKKKEEVAPTLQYDQFRLGVELQVASKRREQIASLKKIISLSPDPREVPSLLFRLGEFYWEESKFYFFEANRRDDDLIKAMNANDTAGQQRAKAEKAELIGKQKEYGKLAVEQYTKIVQEYPKFERTDEVLFFLGQYLMEEGQERKALVAFKRLVEKHPQSKFIPDAYLAFGEYYFINSKGKRPELEKALVAYKKAAEFPESQVYAFALYKQGWCHFNLGDYEAAKDRFKTVVLYGELAGANAVEKDGGKSGRGSLVREARTDYVRAYSHQGDVAQARADFGKVASNPDDRFTMMKQLANLYYGDGKDREAAITFNSLIKEKPLSPEAPGFQGKIVDCILRMGNKERTVAQVRRLVKIMKEVESSGVIKDDKDKKLLAEAKELSERTLSNLAVTWHNEGKKTRNEETFRYADAVYSDYLTLFPENPKAYDLRFFWAELLNDNLQNFEKAAANYTLVVLQDAKVLEAKDDKGKAKPGKPGKWLPNASYNAVLAYDEVVKAAESRGEAKTEAVSSDITKKATIPTLKKALLDACERYLKYVPKGEKRVEIAFKAANIYYRHNHFDEAVLRFSEIALGYPEYKFEDGSRAAEISANLILDSYNLLQDFAKVNEWARRFYANDKLATGKFRDDLAKLIEQSSFKLVSQLEEKKEFAKAAEAYLNFVHDFPQTEIADLALYNASVDYYKAKMLDKTIEVRARLFAQYPRSKYVPDSIYANAEALEAIGDFEQAAGTYELYVRGYERSVTEKGAGRSKGKKKDAGDDKPAVPQKWDESKAQVALFNASTYREGLGQTKAALKNRERYLELWPRAKDADDIRLSIIDLTGKSGAAMRAIKMLEEYERDNMRSASKFLAAEGRIIDLYKKMNKTRDVTRMYKRVGEHFDQLPRRVQTSLEKNALATAAQAQFLGVDLDWAEYRRLKLYWGAPPSPDRFRASIQDKSKALQVVEKKYVQTVALGAPEPSLCALNRIGLAYDHFADRVTNAPMPRGLDEESQQALRDEFSNQAQPLKDKATEAFAATVAKSRELDVFNDCAAESLKMLRTTYQPERYPLMPEEKVALKSREHIIGGDVLAAIQDVPPPAPKAVAEAQKNQKATLQEDLTDLTAQLRSQTETQVDTKSTSSTSDGTKPAKTAGADEEPEDFL is encoded by the coding sequence ATGCGCCGTTCGCTCCTCGTCTGCCTCGTGCTCCTGGCCTCGGCATCCGCCGCGCAGGAGAAGAAAACGCCGCGTGACGCTGACCTCGGCCGGAAGTCCGCCACTCTGGTGGACAAGTCCCTGGCTGGCGACATCACCCGCGAGAAGAAGAAGGAAGAGGTTGCCCCCACGCTCCAATACGACCAGTTCCGACTGGGCGTGGAGCTGCAGGTGGCCTCCAAGCGACGCGAGCAGATCGCCTCGCTCAAGAAGATCATCTCCCTCTCTCCTGACCCGAGAGAGGTCCCCAGCCTCCTGTTCCGGCTGGGCGAGTTCTACTGGGAGGAGTCGAAGTTCTACTTCTTCGAGGCGAACCGCCGCGACGATGATCTCATCAAGGCGATGAACGCCAACGACACCGCGGGCCAGCAGCGCGCCAAGGCGGAGAAGGCGGAGCTCATCGGCAAGCAGAAGGAGTACGGCAAGCTCGCCGTCGAGCAGTACACGAAGATCGTCCAGGAGTACCCCAAGTTCGAGCGCACGGACGAGGTGCTCTTCTTCCTCGGTCAGTACCTGATGGAAGAGGGCCAGGAGCGCAAGGCGCTGGTCGCCTTCAAGCGCCTGGTGGAGAAGCATCCCCAGTCCAAGTTCATCCCGGACGCGTACCTGGCCTTCGGCGAGTACTACTTCATCAACTCCAAGGGAAAGCGCCCGGAGCTGGAGAAGGCGCTCGTCGCCTACAAGAAGGCGGCGGAGTTCCCCGAGAGCCAGGTGTACGCCTTCGCGCTCTACAAGCAGGGGTGGTGTCACTTCAACCTGGGCGACTACGAGGCGGCGAAGGACCGCTTCAAGACGGTGGTGCTCTACGGCGAGCTGGCCGGCGCCAACGCGGTGGAGAAGGACGGCGGCAAGAGCGGCCGTGGCTCGCTGGTCCGTGAGGCGCGCACCGACTACGTGCGTGCGTACTCGCACCAGGGCGACGTGGCGCAGGCCCGTGCCGACTTCGGCAAGGTGGCCTCCAACCCCGACGACCGCTTCACGATGATGAAGCAGCTGGCCAACCTCTACTACGGCGACGGCAAGGACCGCGAAGCGGCCATCACCTTCAACTCCCTCATCAAGGAGAAGCCGCTGTCGCCGGAGGCGCCCGGCTTCCAGGGGAAGATCGTCGACTGCATCCTTCGCATGGGCAACAAGGAGCGCACCGTGGCCCAGGTGCGCCGGCTCGTGAAGATCATGAAGGAGGTCGAGAGCTCCGGCGTCATCAAGGACGACAAGGACAAGAAGCTGCTCGCGGAGGCGAAGGAGCTGTCCGAGCGCACCCTGTCCAACCTGGCCGTCACCTGGCACAACGAGGGCAAGAAGACGCGCAACGAGGAGACGTTCCGTTACGCGGACGCGGTGTACAGCGACTACCTCACGTTGTTCCCGGAGAACCCCAAGGCGTACGACCTGCGCTTCTTCTGGGCGGAGCTCCTCAACGACAACCTGCAGAACTTCGAGAAGGCCGCCGCCAACTACACGCTCGTCGTGCTCCAGGACGCCAAGGTGCTGGAGGCCAAGGACGACAAGGGCAAGGCGAAGCCGGGCAAGCCGGGCAAGTGGCTGCCGAATGCCTCGTACAACGCCGTGCTGGCCTACGACGAGGTGGTCAAGGCCGCCGAGTCGCGTGGCGAGGCGAAGACCGAGGCGGTGAGCTCCGACATCACCAAGAAGGCCACCATCCCCACGCTGAAGAAGGCGCTGCTCGACGCGTGCGAGCGCTACCTCAAGTACGTGCCGAAGGGGGAGAAGCGGGTGGAGATCGCCTTCAAGGCGGCCAACATCTACTACCGCCACAACCACTTCGACGAGGCGGTGCTGCGCTTCAGCGAAATCGCCCTGGGCTACCCCGAGTACAAGTTCGAGGACGGCTCGCGCGCGGCGGAGATCAGCGCCAACCTCATCCTGGACTCGTACAACTTGCTGCAGGACTTCGCGAAGGTGAACGAGTGGGCGCGGCGCTTCTACGCCAACGACAAGCTGGCGACGGGCAAGTTCCGCGACGACCTGGCCAAGCTCATCGAGCAGTCGTCCTTCAAGCTGGTCAGCCAGTTGGAGGAGAAGAAGGAGTTCGCCAAGGCCGCCGAGGCCTACCTCAACTTCGTGCACGACTTCCCGCAGACGGAGATCGCCGACCTGGCGCTCTACAACGCGTCCGTCGACTACTACAAAGCGAAGATGCTGGATAAGACCATCGAGGTGCGCGCGCGCCTCTTTGCCCAGTATCCGCGCTCCAAGTACGTGCCGGATTCCATCTACGCCAACGCGGAAGCGCTGGAGGCCATCGGCGACTTCGAGCAGGCCGCGGGGACCTACGAGCTGTACGTCCGCGGCTACGAGCGCAGCGTGACGGAGAAGGGCGCTGGCAGGTCGAAGGGCAAGAAGAAGGATGCCGGTGACGACAAGCCCGCGGTGCCGCAGAAGTGGGACGAGTCCAAGGCGCAGGTGGCGCTGTTCAACGCCTCCACCTACCGCGAGGGCCTGGGCCAGACGAAGGCCGCGCTGAAGAACCGCGAGCGCTACCTGGAGCTGTGGCCGCGGGCGAAGGACGCGGATGACATCCGCCTGTCCATCATCGACCTCACCGGCAAGAGCGGCGCGGCGATGCGGGCCATCAAGATGCTGGAGGAGTACGAGCGCGACAACATGCGCTCGGCCAGCAAGTTCCTCGCGGCCGAGGGGCGCATCATCGACCTCTACAAGAAGATGAACAAGACGCGCGACGTGACGCGCATGTACAAGCGCGTGGGCGAGCACTTCGACCAGCTGCCCCGCCGCGTGCAGACGTCGCTGGAGAAGAACGCCCTGGCCACCGCCGCGCAGGCGCAGTTCCTGGGCGTGGACCTGGACTGGGCGGAGTACCGCCGCTTGAAGCTGTACTGGGGCGCGCCGCCGTCGCCGGACCGCTTCCGCGCGAGCATCCAGGACAAGAGCAAGGCGCTTCAGGTGGTGGAGAAGAAGTACGTGCAGACGGTGGCGCTGGGCGCTCCGGAGCCTTCTCTGTGCGCGCTCAACCGCATCGGTCTGGCGTATGACCACTTCGCCGACCGCGTCACCAACGCGCCCATGCCGCGAGGCCTGGATGAGGAGTCCCAGCAGGCGCTGCGCGACGAGTTCTCCAACCAGGCCCAGCCGCTCAAGGACAAGGCCACGGAGGCGTTCGCCGCCACGGTCGCCAAGAGCCGCGAGCTGGACGTGTTCAACGACTGCGCCGCGGAGAGCTTGAAGATGCTGCGCACCACCTACCAGCCGGAGCGCTACCCGCTCATGCCGGAGGAGAAGGTCGCGCTGAAGAGCCGCGAGCACATCATCGGTGGCGACGTGCTGGCCGCCATCCAGGACGTGCCGCCTCCCGCGCCCAAGGCCGTGGCCGAGGCGCAGAAGAACCAGAAGGCGACGCTGCAGGAGGACCTCACGGACCTCACCGCGCAGCTGCGCTCGCAGACAGAGACCCAGGTGGACACCAAGTCCACTTCCTCCACCTCGGATGGCACCAAGCCCGCGAAGACGGCGGGCGCGGATGAGGAGCCGGAGGACTTCCTCTAA
- the cutA gene encoding divalent-cation tolerance protein CutA, with the protein MTDAILVLVTAPSSDKAAELARTVVEEQLAACGNILPGLRSIYRWEGKVQDDAEALILFKTRTSLFDALRSRIVALHPYQVPEVLRVDVADGHAPYLAWILESTRPSP; encoded by the coding sequence ATGACCGACGCCATCCTCGTCCTGGTCACCGCGCCGTCCAGCGACAAGGCCGCGGAGCTGGCTCGCACCGTGGTGGAGGAGCAGCTCGCGGCCTGCGGGAACATCCTCCCCGGGCTGCGCTCCATCTACCGGTGGGAGGGCAAGGTGCAGGACGACGCGGAAGCGCTCATCCTCTTCAAGACGCGCACGTCCCTCTTCGACGCCCTGCGCTCGCGCATCGTCGCGCTGCACCCGTACCAGGTCCCCGAGGTGCTCCGCGTCGACGTCGCGGACGGCCACGCGCCCTATCTCGCGTGGATTCTGGAGAGCACGCGTCCTTCGCCGTGA
- the gltE gene encoding adventurous gliding motility TPR repeat lipoprotein GltE, giving the protein MNWTTRTMRLFPLLVATSLVAAGCTSSTAAGPAAAAKSPTAQTTKEAPAAPISNTAKAKFEDAVKSFDTQKKAKAFDYPALERKFKSALESDANLAEAEYNLGVIAERQGNLTEAKARYKAALTKKPSLRQASENLAVIEQNAGNVAGSVALYQEVLQRYPDDAQSRARLAEIYRQQNDHDKAMELSRGALMRDPTSTTALKVMIRSNLDRKQLSMAKLVAMRGVKLDGSDPELHHLVGVIQLREGDADSARVSFKKALEARDDYVPSHVALAQLSLDSEDYPGAEEHLRRILQADGKNAVAHLNLGLAYKGQGQYDKAMQEYDEAEKLDAELAAVSLNRAIILHKVKDAPERAVELYKKYIAMAGGDVALSAESPVFGLLREAEAIVGAKREASMAEQQAKKMEELQKQQQAQMQAAEKKQAPAPAPNGGAVAPAGGTGTTAQATPAGGTPPPPAPAPAPQEKKSAGTADPSEPGEPEDDLL; this is encoded by the coding sequence ATGAACTGGACGACCCGTACCATGCGCCTGTTCCCCCTCCTGGTGGCCACGTCGCTCGTGGCCGCCGGCTGCACGTCGTCCACGGCCGCGGGCCCGGCGGCGGCGGCCAAGAGCCCCACCGCGCAGACCACCAAGGAAGCCCCCGCGGCGCCCATCTCGAACACGGCCAAGGCGAAGTTCGAGGACGCGGTGAAGTCCTTCGACACGCAGAAGAAGGCCAAGGCGTTCGACTACCCGGCGCTGGAGCGCAAGTTCAAGTCGGCGCTGGAGTCGGACGCGAACCTGGCGGAGGCCGAGTACAACCTGGGGGTCATCGCCGAGCGCCAGGGCAACCTCACCGAGGCCAAGGCCCGCTACAAGGCCGCGCTCACGAAGAAGCCCTCGCTGCGCCAGGCGTCGGAGAACCTGGCCGTCATCGAGCAGAACGCCGGCAACGTCGCGGGCTCGGTGGCCCTCTACCAGGAGGTCCTCCAGCGCTACCCGGATGATGCGCAGTCGCGCGCGCGGCTGGCGGAGATCTACCGCCAGCAGAACGACCACGACAAGGCGATGGAGCTGTCCCGGGGCGCGCTGATGCGGGACCCGACGTCCACCACCGCGCTGAAGGTGATGATCCGCAGCAACCTGGACCGCAAGCAGCTCTCGATGGCGAAGCTGGTGGCCATGCGCGGCGTCAAGCTGGATGGCTCGGACCCGGAGCTCCACCACCTGGTGGGCGTCATCCAGCTCCGGGAGGGGGATGCGGACAGCGCCCGCGTGTCCTTCAAGAAGGCGCTGGAGGCGCGCGACGACTACGTCCCGTCCCATGTCGCGCTGGCCCAGCTCTCGCTGGACTCGGAGGACTACCCCGGCGCGGAGGAGCACCTGCGTCGCATCCTGCAGGCGGACGGCAAGAACGCCGTCGCGCACCTCAACCTGGGCCTCGCGTACAAGGGCCAGGGCCAGTACGACAAGGCCATGCAGGAGTATGACGAGGCGGAGAAGCTGGACGCGGAGCTCGCGGCCGTGAGCCTCAACCGCGCCATCATCCTCCACAAGGTGAAGGACGCTCCGGAGCGCGCCGTCGAGCTGTACAAGAAGTACATCGCCATGGCGGGCGGAGACGTGGCCCTGTCGGCGGAGTCTCCTGTCTTCGGCCTGCTGCGCGAGGCGGAGGCCATCGTCGGCGCCAAGCGCGAGGCCTCCATGGCCGAGCAGCAGGCGAAGAAGATGGAGGAGCTCCAGAAGCAGCAGCAGGCCCAGATGCAGGCCGCGGAGAAGAAGCAGGCCCCGGCTCCGGCGCCCAATGGGGGCGCGGTGGCTCCCGCGGGGGGCACGGGCACGACGGCCCAGGCCACTCCGGCGGGCGGCACCCCGCCTCCTCCGGCGCCCGCACCCGCGCCTCAGGAGAAGAAGAGTGCAGGCACGGCGGATCCTTCCGAGCCGGGTGAGCCTGAAGACGACCTGCTGTGA
- a CDS encoding ATP-dependent Clp protease ATP-binding subunit, translating into MLCQNCRTRPAAVMLKKVTNGQETALNLCNHCASAMGVGLPNNNNGFGSLESLVEQMMGPRPRGRENLLAQLSEMAQQVLERAARMTLDSGYERMRIEHLLLSLVHSVPELREALKQAGAPVDAFEARLDAVMPRREPRKAQGVALSSGVKRVLQIARLQALQMGHSFIGPEHLLLGILMEGESFAAQFLSGVDVNELRKRLAASVGGANVPSAGGGGRQGNGGLPPNLTRFTRDLSVLARAGELDPVIGREKEITRVIRILSRKTKNNPVLIGEPGVGKTAIAEGLAQRIVSGDVPEVLKGKRVLSLDIGSVLGGTKFRGEFEERFKGLMDEIRALKGQIILFIDEVHTVVGAGGAEGAMDASNLLKPALARGELQCLGATTLDEYRKNIEKDAALERRFQPVMVAEPTPEQAIEILRGLRDAYEAHHRVKILDASLTASVELSDKYVNDRFLPDKAIDLLDEASAMVRLGARTAPDRLGEVEAMLAQKEKDKGAAVAGERYDEASRLKADIDTLRTELEGLRTQWQLKRGVTEPAVTPEDIATVVSEWTGIPARKLRQEEGQRLLEMEDALKQRVVGQEDALRAISEAVRRARAGLKDPNRPIGSFLFLGPTGVGKTETARALADYLFNDEAAMIRLDMSEFQERHTVSRLIGAPPGYVGYEEAGRLTEAVRRRPYSVLLFDEVEKAHPDVFNLLLQILDDGRLTDSRGRTVDFKNAVIIMTSNLGSEAMGAARAAMGFQRSADEERTGRERARDAVMNALRGHFRPEFINRIDEIIVFHPLNAEQLRRIVDSLLDATRRKLHGQNLSLELTDAARDSLAERGFEPRYGARPLRRVIQREVETEISRMLLRGEVSEGQRIRIDFQDGHFVFKAEPGAREETVPSPAAPPV; encoded by the coding sequence ATGCTGTGTCAGAACTGCCGGACCCGCCCAGCCGCGGTCATGCTCAAGAAGGTGACCAATGGGCAGGAGACCGCCCTCAACCTCTGCAACCACTGCGCGAGCGCGATGGGCGTGGGGCTGCCCAACAACAACAATGGGTTCGGCAGTCTGGAGAGCCTCGTCGAGCAGATGATGGGGCCGCGTCCTCGAGGGCGGGAGAACCTGCTCGCGCAGCTCTCGGAGATGGCCCAGCAGGTGCTCGAGCGCGCGGCGCGGATGACGCTGGACTCGGGCTACGAGCGGATGCGCATCGAGCACCTCTTGTTGTCGTTGGTGCACTCCGTCCCGGAGCTGCGTGAGGCGCTCAAGCAGGCGGGAGCGCCCGTGGATGCGTTCGAGGCGAGGCTGGATGCGGTGATGCCGCGTCGCGAGCCGCGCAAGGCGCAGGGCGTGGCGTTGTCCTCGGGCGTCAAGCGCGTGCTCCAGATTGCGCGGCTCCAGGCGCTCCAGATGGGGCACAGCTTCATCGGACCCGAGCACCTGCTGTTGGGCATCCTCATGGAAGGGGAGAGCTTCGCCGCGCAGTTCCTCTCGGGCGTCGACGTCAACGAGCTGCGCAAGCGGCTGGCCGCGTCGGTGGGCGGGGCCAATGTGCCCTCGGCGGGAGGTGGTGGGCGGCAGGGGAATGGGGGACTTCCTCCGAACCTCACGCGCTTCACCCGCGACCTGTCGGTGCTCGCGCGCGCGGGAGAGCTGGACCCGGTCATCGGACGCGAGAAGGAGATCACCCGGGTCATCCGCATCCTGAGCCGCAAGACGAAGAACAACCCGGTGCTGATTGGCGAGCCGGGCGTGGGCAAGACGGCCATCGCGGAGGGGCTCGCCCAGCGGATTGTCTCGGGCGATGTCCCCGAGGTGCTCAAGGGCAAGCGCGTCCTCTCCCTGGACATCGGGAGCGTCCTGGGCGGCACGAAGTTCCGCGGCGAGTTCGAGGAGCGCTTCAAGGGCTTGATGGATGAGATTCGCGCCCTCAAGGGGCAGATCATCCTCTTCATCGACGAGGTCCACACGGTGGTGGGCGCGGGCGGCGCGGAGGGCGCGATGGATGCGTCCAACCTGCTCAAGCCCGCGCTCGCGCGAGGCGAGCTCCAGTGTCTGGGGGCCACGACGCTGGATGAGTATCGGAAGAACATCGAGAAGGACGCCGCGCTGGAGCGCCGCTTCCAGCCCGTCATGGTGGCCGAGCCCACGCCGGAGCAGGCCATCGAAATCCTGCGGGGCCTGCGGGATGCCTACGAAGCGCATCACCGCGTGAAGATTCTCGACGCGTCCCTCACGGCGTCCGTCGAGCTCTCGGACAAGTACGTCAATGACCGCTTCCTGCCGGACAAGGCCATCGACCTGCTCGACGAGGCGTCGGCGATGGTGAGGCTGGGGGCTCGCACCGCGCCGGACCGGTTGGGTGAAGTGGAGGCGATGCTGGCCCAGAAGGAGAAGGACAAGGGCGCGGCGGTGGCGGGGGAGCGCTACGACGAGGCGAGCCGGCTCAAGGCGGACATCGACACGCTGCGCACGGAGCTGGAAGGGCTGCGCACGCAGTGGCAGTTGAAGCGCGGGGTGACGGAGCCCGCCGTGACGCCCGAGGACATCGCCACGGTGGTGAGCGAGTGGACGGGGATTCCCGCGCGCAAGCTGCGGCAGGAAGAGGGGCAGCGGCTGCTGGAGATGGAGGACGCGCTGAAGCAGCGCGTGGTGGGACAGGAGGACGCGCTCCGGGCCATCTCGGAGGCCGTGCGTCGCGCCCGCGCGGGCTTGAAGGACCCGAATCGCCCCATCGGCTCGTTCTTGTTCCTGGGCCCCACGGGCGTGGGGAAGACGGAGACGGCGCGCGCGCTGGCCGACTACTTGTTCAACGACGAGGCGGCGATGATTCGCCTGGACATGTCCGAGTTCCAGGAGCGTCACACCGTGAGCCGGCTCATCGGCGCGCCCCCGGGCTATGTGGGCTACGAGGAGGCGGGGAGGCTCACGGAGGCGGTGCGCCGCAGGCCGTACTCGGTGCTGCTCTTCGACGAGGTGGAGAAGGCCCACCCGGATGTCTTCAACCTGCTGTTGCAGATTCTGGACGACGGGCGGCTGACGGACTCCCGAGGCCGCACGGTGGACTTCAAGAACGCGGTCATCATCATGACGTCGAACCTGGGCTCGGAGGCCATGGGCGCGGCGAGGGCGGCGATGGGCTTCCAGCGCTCGGCGGACGAGGAGCGCACGGGGCGGGAGCGAGCGCGTGACGCGGTGATGAACGCGCTGCGAGGCCACTTCCGGCCCGAGTTCATCAACCGCATCGACGAAATCATCGTGTTCCATCCGCTCAACGCGGAGCAGCTCCGACGCATCGTGGACTCGCTGCTGGATGCCACGCGTCGCAAGCTGCACGGGCAGAACCTGAGCCTGGAGCTGACGGACGCGGCGCGCGACTCACTGGCGGAGCGAGGCTTCGAGCCTCGCTATGGCGCGCGTCCCCTCCGGCGCGTCATCCAGCGGGAAGTGGAGACGGAGATCAGCCGGATGTTGCTGCGGGGCGAGGTGAGCGAGGGCCAGCGCATCCGCATCGACTTCCAGGACGGGCACTTCGTCTTCAAGGCCGAGCCCGGGGCTCGCGAGGAGACCGTGCCCAGTCCCGCGGCGCCCCCCGTGTGA
- the cglF gene encoding adventurous gliding motility protein CglF: protein MRKALMLFAVLAVSPAFAQDDAAKPAGGGAEGNVRYSKTTNIDFEDDTIEGDLTKPDGEYIDAREKVKHSNLIRVREDFEDKVMQSVGEL from the coding sequence ATGCGGAAGGCTCTGATGTTGTTCGCGGTGCTCGCGGTGTCCCCGGCGTTCGCGCAGGACGATGCCGCCAAGCCGGCAGGTGGGGGCGCGGAGGGCAATGTGCGCTACTCCAAGACCACCAACATCGACTTCGAGGACGACACCATCGAAGGCGACCTCACCAAGCCGGACGGCGAGTACATCGACGCGCGTGAGAAGGTGAAGCACTCGAACCTCATCCGTGTCCGCGAGGACTTCGAGGACAAGGTCATGCAGTCGGTGGGCGAGCTGTAG
- a CDS encoding right-handed parallel beta-helix repeat-containing protein produces the protein MSTLRSLCLIGAISVGGLTACTGNKEPPSAVGAIPDGTRPTVPPTRPAPEPTRPPVTTDPEPGAPAEQPASVQYSREWFVSPSGNDTAPGTQDKPLRTISKAITQAGPGEIIRVQKGTYAEKLVFDSTVRAGTTKAPITLRGEGTPKLVPTGDGWYMALVQRPNWRIEGFEFDVRGQRQLAVTFAGDTQGTVLADNELHSGTFGSGISTDGGARGVTIENNHIHHFAQGSDDSHGIVIAPTSRDITVRGNDIHDNSGDSVQCLGPEGFSNDTPANGLVVENNRMYDNRENAVDLKTCHNVTVRGNVMHGFARTATARGEAVVVHYSAKNIAIEDNDISDATLGVSVGGNRVGAPPTNVSVRRNRIHDLKSPEGAAIRIENGNDVRVLHNTVTGVSGFALVVGHGTGGASSNVVVRNNLFNARHAVNLGPEAPGLTMESNGYQAGANFTFGDFFAPANDWKGTPLATWKQERSLDVNSSESATTLTDSKSFTPGVGAVDQGMDLGLPFCGAAPDIGAVESGCPENTQAATASLTE, from the coding sequence ATGTCCACACTGCGCAGCCTTTGCCTCATCGGAGCCATTTCCGTGGGCGGACTCACCGCATGCACTGGAAACAAGGAGCCCCCCTCCGCCGTGGGCGCCATCCCGGATGGCACTCGCCCCACCGTGCCACCCACGCGGCCCGCGCCCGAGCCCACCCGTCCGCCTGTCACCACCGACCCCGAGCCCGGCGCTCCCGCCGAGCAGCCCGCATCCGTCCAGTACTCCCGCGAGTGGTTCGTCAGTCCTTCTGGCAACGACACCGCGCCAGGAACCCAGGACAAGCCCCTGCGCACCATCTCCAAGGCCATCACGCAGGCGGGGCCCGGTGAAATCATCCGCGTCCAGAAGGGGACCTACGCCGAGAAGCTGGTGTTCGACTCCACCGTGCGCGCCGGCACCACCAAGGCCCCCATCACCCTGCGCGGAGAGGGCACACCCAAGCTCGTCCCCACCGGTGACGGCTGGTACATGGCGCTCGTCCAACGTCCCAACTGGCGCATCGAGGGCTTCGAGTTCGACGTGCGCGGCCAGCGGCAGCTCGCGGTGACGTTCGCAGGTGACACGCAGGGGACGGTGCTCGCCGACAACGAGCTGCACTCCGGCACGTTCGGCAGCGGCATCAGCACCGACGGTGGCGCGCGCGGCGTCACCATCGAGAACAACCACATCCATCACTTCGCCCAGGGGTCCGACGACTCCCACGGCATCGTCATCGCCCCCACGTCGAGAGACATCACGGTGCGCGGCAATGACATCCACGACAACTCAGGTGACTCCGTGCAGTGCCTGGGGCCCGAGGGCTTCAGCAACGACACGCCCGCGAACGGGCTCGTCGTCGAGAACAACCGCATGTATGACAACCGCGAGAACGCGGTGGACCTCAAGACGTGTCACAACGTCACGGTGCGCGGCAACGTCATGCATGGCTTCGCCCGGACCGCGACGGCCCGAGGCGAGGCGGTGGTCGTCCACTACTCCGCGAAGAACATCGCCATCGAGGACAACGACATCTCCGACGCCACGCTGGGTGTCTCGGTGGGTGGCAACCGGGTGGGGGCGCCGCCGACCAACGTCTCCGTGCGCCGCAACCGCATCCATGACCTGAAGTCGCCCGAGGGCGCCGCCATCCGCATCGAGAACGGCAATGACGTGCGCGTGCTGCACAACACCGTGACGGGTGTGAGTGGCTTCGCGCTCGTCGTGGGCCACGGCACTGGTGGAGCCTCGTCGAACGTCGTCGTGCGCAACAACCTCTTCAACGCGCGCCACGCCGTCAACCTGGGCCCCGAGGCGCCAGGCCTGACGATGGAGTCCAACGGCTACCAGGCCGGCGCGAACTTCACGTTCGGCGACTTCTTCGCGCCCGCCAACGACTGGAAGGGCACGCCCCTCGCCACGTGGAAGCAGGAGCGGAGCCTGGATGTGAACTCCAGCGAGTCCGCCACCACGTTGACGGATTCGAAGTCCTTCACCCCTGGGGTGGGGGCGGTGGACCAGGGCATGGACCTGGGCCTGCCCTTCTGCGGCGCGGCCCCTGACATCGGCGCGGTGGAGTCCGGCTGCCCCGAGAACACCCAGGCGGCGACCGCCTCGCTCACCGAGTGA
- a CDS encoding ATP-binding protein, with amino-acid sequence MAMRETGVGTKASGEVCRVCAGRTYVVERQGDQALARVCGCSENCPVCGGRGHVLVEREATFSQKVGPRRYEVMEPCGCTLRRRRVALYNEVRLPGVVAHASFDNYRAFNEAQDRGRGVAMHFGHQFVKGATSKGFILSGPVGTGKTHLLAATLGHLVIEMGVRARYVEISLLYATIRRGFQEGKSGGEIIGPLSEVEVLAIDELGKGRGSPFEMETLDELIARRYNAGRTTLFATNYSLEPERKARPGGPTGYRTTEDAKAVVKDAELLRERVGERIYSRLCEMCTFVELPKDTPDRRRTRQEMDSLHPPPTGMRSMGR; translated from the coding sequence ATGGCGATGCGCGAGACGGGTGTGGGAACAAAGGCGAGCGGTGAGGTCTGCCGTGTCTGTGCCGGCCGGACGTATGTCGTCGAACGGCAGGGAGATCAGGCCCTGGCGCGCGTGTGCGGTTGCTCGGAGAACTGCCCCGTCTGCGGTGGACGCGGGCACGTGCTGGTGGAGCGCGAGGCCACCTTCAGCCAGAAGGTGGGGCCCCGGCGCTACGAGGTGATGGAGCCGTGCGGGTGCACGCTGCGGCGGCGACGGGTGGCCCTCTACAACGAGGTGCGGCTGCCCGGCGTGGTGGCGCATGCGTCGTTCGACAACTACCGGGCCTTCAACGAGGCGCAGGACCGGGGCCGCGGCGTGGCGATGCACTTCGGCCACCAGTTCGTGAAGGGCGCCACGTCCAAGGGCTTCATCCTGAGTGGCCCGGTGGGCACGGGGAAGACGCACCTGCTGGCGGCCACGCTGGGACACCTCGTCATCGAGATGGGGGTTCGCGCGCGCTACGTGGAGATTTCGCTGCTCTACGCCACCATCCGGCGCGGCTTCCAGGAGGGCAAGAGCGGCGGTGAAATCATCGGGCCGCTGTCGGAAGTGGAAGTGCTGGCCATCGACGAGCTGGGCAAGGGCCGCGGCAGCCCGTTCGAGATGGAGACGCTCGATGAGCTCATCGCCCGGCGCTACAACGCGGGGCGCACCACGCTGTTCGCGACGAACTACTCGCTGGAGCCCGAGCGGAAGGCGCGGCCCGGTGGCCCCACGGGCTACCGGACCACGGAGGATGCCAAGGCCGTGGTGAAGGACGCCGAGCTCCTGCGCGAGCGCGTGGGTGAGCGCATCTACAGCCGGCTCTGCGAGATGTGCACCTTCGTCGAGCTGCCGAAGGACACGCCGGACCGGCGACGCACGCGTCAGGAGATGGACTCGCTGCACCCGCCGCCCACCGGCATGCGCAGCATGGGACGCTGA